Part of the Streptomyces sp. NBC_01471 genome is shown below.
CAGGTTCGCCGTGGCGAGGCACAGGTTGATCCTGTCGCCGCGGTCGAGGTGGTACGGGCCGACGTGGACCGGGACGCGCGCGTATCGGTTCGCGAACCGGAAGGGAGTGGCCAGCCGGAGCACCTCTTCTCTGAGCTGGGGTACCGGGGTACGCGTCAGCATGTCGCCGGTGACACGTTCCCCCACGACGCACAGGGCCGTGGCGGTCGGATCGTGAGCGCCGGTGACAACCTGTGTGAGCAGGGCGGTGGCAACCTCGGGTCCGAAGGCGGGGTCGTCCCACAGCTCCCCGACGCCCGCCACGAACGGTGTCCGCGGGGCCGTCCGCGCTGCGCGCAACCAGTCGCGCATCCCATCGACCGCCGTGATCGCGCGTTCGATCCGCGCCATGTCCAGGCGTGGCGTGGCCAGTTCGTCCATCACGGCGCGGCCCAGCCGAATGAGCACGTCCGCGTCGGAGTGTCCTGTCAGAGCGGCGACGACCTCCCGGGCCAGCGGATTCGCCAACTCGGTCAGCCAGTCGACGGACCCCTCGCCCATGGCGGCGAGCCGGTCGTCGGCCACCGTGGCGCACGCGGTCAGCAGCGCCGGCGTCACGGCGGCGCGCAACAACCGCAGGGCCACCCGGCGAACCTGTGTGTGGTAGTCGGAGTCGGAGAACACGGGCCAGTGGGCGAAGAACTCCTTGAGCCTTCTCCGCTGGCTCCTGTCCACCTCCGGCAGCGAGTCGATCCGCTGGTCGGAAGAGCTCTGGGACCAGAACTCCCGGCTCGTCAGCACGTGCCGGACGTCGTCGGCCCGGAGCGCGTAGATGCCACCGTTCTCGGCCGACTCCTGGAACGGGCAGGCGGCCACCGCTTCAGCCAGGGCCGTAGCGGGATCCTGCGTACTGAAATCCCCGAATACGTCAAGCATCGGTCGCACCAGCTCGGCAGGAGCAGGAGCAGGAGCAGGCACAGGCACAGGCACAGGCACAGGAGAGGCGGAAGGTGTTCCGCTCGCCCCGCCGGCACGGGACC
Proteins encoded:
- a CDS encoding cytochrome P450 translates to MLDVFGDFSTQDPATALAEAVAACPFQESAENGGIYALRADDVRHVLTSREFWSQSSSDQRIDSLPEVDRSQRRRLKEFFAHWPVFSDSDYHTQVRRVALRLLRAAVTPALLTACATVADDRLAAMGEGSVDWLTELANPLAREVVAALTGHSDADVLIRLGRAVMDELATPRLDMARIERAITAVDGMRDWLRAARTAPRTPFVAGVGELWDDPAFGPEVATALLTQVVTGAHDPTATALCVVGERVTGDMLTRTPVPQLREEVLRLATPFRFANRYARVPVHVGPYHLDRGDRINLCLATANLDPKHYADPLQIRDRGASRSFSFGAGEHYCPGAPLARAVVDVLLESLKRLGGHFHAEHIEREPELPMLRYRTLQGRLLRSALPACASPSYAPTGGSEERF